GGCTACTCCCACCTTCAAACCCTTTACCCTCCCCAGTATCCTATCGTAATAGCCCTTTCCCATACCCAGCCTACAGCCTCTTTTGTCAAAGGCAACTCCGGGAATAAAGGCCAGTTCTATCTTTTCTGGATCTACCTCTTCGCACTCTGCGGGCTCAAGAATACAAAAACTACCGGCGCTGAGCGTTTCAGTGGAATGAACTCTGCAGAGCTTTAAGCTGTTGCCCACAACTTTGGGTAAAACGAGATCCTTTCCAGACTTGAGTATTTCGTCAAACATCGGAGAAATGTCTGGCTCTCCATCAAAGGGACAGAACGCTAAGATCACTTTAGCGTCGCCTAAAATACCGAAAGTTTTTATGTTTTCCAAAATCCTTTGGGAAAGTATGCGGTGCTCGTCAGTTGGTAATCCCCTTCTTAAACTTCTGATTGTATTTCTAAGTTCTTTTTTGCTTAGAGTTTTCATCTTCCACCTCCTGTTAAGGAGGGGAAGGCAAGAAAACCCACCCGGCCGTAGTGGAAGAGGCTTTGGTGGGCCCCGACATCAATAGGTGGGTGTCCTCCCAGGATGTCCTCGCTGGGACTATCCTGGAGCCCGGACTCCCTATAGCCTCACCTTGTGGACCCCAATTGTATCCTCTCCACTACAAGCGGGGCAGGCTTGCTTTACCTTAGGCTCACGTTAAACTCTTTCTTTAAGTCTTCCACCAACTTAAACACTATGCTGTTGGCTTCTTCGTCAGACATACTACCTTTTGTGCTTCTCAAAAAGAGCCTAATACTGACACTTTTCTTGCCTTCCCCAAGCACTTCTTCGTTAGTCCATACGCTAAAAACGCTCAAATCTTCCACCTCTTCCAGGTCTCTAATATATAAAATTAATTTATCCACCGATTGCCCTTTGTCCATAACCAGAGAAATGTCCCTAACCACAGGAGGATAATTGGAAATGCTTTTATACTTAACCTTATTAGGTTGAAGCTTTTCAACTTCAAGTTCAGAGATCAGAACGCTACCTTTTATATCCAGCTCTTTCTGTATGAGTGGATGAAGAACCCCTAAAAATCCTACCCTTTGTCCTCCAACGATAAACTCTACCTGAAGGTTAGGATGCAGGAATGGATAGTTGGACCTTTGGGAAAAGTGCTCCACGCTTATATAAGTTAGAAGGTCTGAAACCAAAGTCCTAAAGTCTTCCAAAGAGTGACTATCGCAGGACAAAAGCCCTAATCTTTTTTCTTCCCCGTTTTCAAAGAAAACTTTGCCTAACTCAAAGATGGCTACCTGTTGAACAAAGTTCTTCTTATTGTAAAGGCAAGATTTAATCAGAGAGGGAATTAAGGATGTGCGCAAAAACCTTTCGTTTTTTAGCAGAGGATTTGTTATTTCAATTTTTGGCGGTTCCAAGCCCAGGATCGTATAAAGCTCTAAGCTTTCGTAAGAAAAGTTAAGCACTTCAAAAAAACCTCTGGAAGACAAAAAGTTTCTTATTGTGCTTTCAAGTCTGTCAATTC
Above is a genomic segment from Thermocrinis jamiesonii containing:
- a CDS encoding 5-formyltetrahydrofolate cyclo-ligase; this translates as MKTLSKKELRNTIRSLRRGLPTDEHRILSQRILENIKTFGILGDAKVILAFCPFDGEPDISPMFDEILKSGKDLVLPKVVGNSLKLCRVHSTETLSAGSFCILEPAECEEVDPEKIELAFIPGVAFDKRGCRLGMGKGYYDRILGRVKGLKVGVAFSFQVLEKIPCDPWDQRVDAVLTEEGIFYRR